One genomic window of Pieris rapae chromosome 15, ilPieRapa1.1, whole genome shotgun sequence includes the following:
- the LOC111000993 gene encoding endo-1,4-beta-xylanase C isoform X2, producing MLLDVIKLKLVTCCTCVELYHAIRLTMDWRTVLMTLSVLYHVDGFSKYGRTCKDIGCLNSEVCVLAEDPCSYGHSSNCGTYPTCKKKSQVEGSHSEPAKPVMPRPTPQSPTRDFDSPPHYPAPAPPSNNGGNSHYGGSSPYGGNNPSPYGGSNPSSPYGGSNPSSPYGGSSPYGGNSPSGGNSPYGGNNSPNGGNRGGSPYGGSNPSSGFGSGGKSPLDSIYNTINSFANGQGGAGGQGLSNIFGNILGNLSKSGGLNGLFNTRPLMENPNYSSYSSNSRSNPQPYPSGNPAYQTPNQNKQYGQNTRHNAATTNKPVSYGWNIGAIMMTYLLHQYINNVIY from the exons ATGTTGCTGGATGTCATAAAGTTGAAACTGGTGACGTGCTGTACATGTGTCGAGTTATACCACGCTATACG ATTAACTATGGACTGGAGGACGGTTTTAATGACGCTGTCGGTGCTGTACCACGTTGATGGCTTCTCAA AATATGGTCGTACATGCAAGGACATCGGATGTCTGAACAGCGAGGTTTGCGTGTTAGCAGAAGATCCCTGTTCATATGGGCACAGCTCCAACTGTGGCACATATCCTACATGCAAGAAGAAGTCCCAAGTGGAAG GTTCTCATTCAGAACCAGCAAAACCAGTTATGCCCAGACCGACTCCACAGTCGCCTACTAGAGATTTTGATTCACCACCGCACTATCCGGCTCCTGCACCGCCTTCAAACAACGGTGGAAACTCACATTACGGTGGAAGTTCACCATATGGCGGGAACAACCCTTCTCCCTATGGCGGGAGCAACCCTAGCTCTCCATATGGTGGGAGCAACCCTAGCTCTCCATATGGTGGC AGCTCTCCATACGGAGGAAATTCTCCTTCTGGCGGCAATTCCCCATACGGTGGTAACAACTCTCCCAATGGTGGAAACAGAGGAGGCAGTCCATATGGAGGATCCAATCCTAGCTCCGGCTTTGGTTCTGGCGGAAAGAGCCCTCTAGATAGCATTTACAACACAATAAACAGCTTCGCGAACGGCCAAGGAGGTGCAGGTGGTCAAGGCTTATCAAACATCTTTGGCAATATTCTGGGTAATTTGTCCAAGAGTGGAGGGTTAAACGGCCTCTTCAACACTCGACCGTTGATGGAGAATCCAAATTACTCATCGTACAGCTCAAACTCGCGCTCTAACCCTCAACCTTATCCATCAGGAAACCCAGCTTATCAGACGCCGAACCAAAATAAGCAATATGGCCAAAACACTCGCCATAACGCAGCTACGACGAACAAACCAGTGTCCTATGGGTGGAACATTGG TGCTATTATGATGACATACCTGTTACACCAATACATCAACAATGtgatatattga
- the LOC111000993 gene encoding endo-1,4-beta-xylanase C isoform X1, which translates to MLLDVIKLKLVTCCTCVELYHAIRLTMDWRTVLMTLSVLYHVDGFSKYGRTCKDIGCLNSEVCVLAEDPCSYGHSSNCGTYPTCKKKSQVEGSHSEPAKPVMPRPTPQSPTRDFDSPPHYPAPAPPSNNGGNSHYGGSSPYGGNNPSPYGGSNPSSPYGGSNPSSPYGGSSPYGGNSPYGGSSPYGGNSPSGGNSPYGGNNSPNGGNRGGSPYGGSNPSSGFGSGGKSPLDSIYNTINSFANGQGGAGGQGLSNIFGNILGNLSKSGGLNGLFNTRPLMENPNYSSYSSNSRSNPQPYPSGNPAYQTPNQNKQYGQNTRHNAATTNKPVSYGWNIGAIMMTYLLHQYINNVIY; encoded by the exons ATGTTGCTGGATGTCATAAAGTTGAAACTGGTGACGTGCTGTACATGTGTCGAGTTATACCACGCTATACG ATTAACTATGGACTGGAGGACGGTTTTAATGACGCTGTCGGTGCTGTACCACGTTGATGGCTTCTCAA AATATGGTCGTACATGCAAGGACATCGGATGTCTGAACAGCGAGGTTTGCGTGTTAGCAGAAGATCCCTGTTCATATGGGCACAGCTCCAACTGTGGCACATATCCTACATGCAAGAAGAAGTCCCAAGTGGAAG GTTCTCATTCAGAACCAGCAAAACCAGTTATGCCCAGACCGACTCCACAGTCGCCTACTAGAGATTTTGATTCACCACCGCACTATCCGGCTCCTGCACCGCCTTCAAACAACGGTGGAAACTCACATTACGGTGGAAGTTCACCATATGGCGGGAACAACCCTTCTCCCTATGGCGGGAGCAACCCTAGCTCTCCATATGGTGGGAGCAACCCTAGCTCTCCATATGGTGGCAGCTCTCCTTATGGAGGGAACTCTCCTTATGGTGGAAGCTCTCCATACGGAGGAAATTCTCCTTCTGGCGGCAATTCCCCATACGGTGGTAACAACTCTCCCAATGGTGGAAACAGAGGAGGCAGTCCATATGGAGGATCCAATCCTAGCTCCGGCTTTGGTTCTGGCGGAAAGAGCCCTCTAGATAGCATTTACAACACAATAAACAGCTTCGCGAACGGCCAAGGAGGTGCAGGTGGTCAAGGCTTATCAAACATCTTTGGCAATATTCTGGGTAATTTGTCCAAGAGTGGAGGGTTAAACGGCCTCTTCAACACTCGACCGTTGATGGAGAATCCAAATTACTCATCGTACAGCTCAAACTCGCGCTCTAACCCTCAACCTTATCCATCAGGAAACCCAGCTTATCAGACGCCGAACCAAAATAAGCAATATGGCCAAAACACTCGCCATAACGCAGCTACGACGAACAAACCAGTGTCCTATGGGTGGAACATTGG TGCTATTATGATGACATACCTGTTACACCAATACATCAACAATGtgatatattga
- the LOC111000993 gene encoding endo-1,4-beta-xylanase C isoform X3, which translates to MDWRTVLMTLSVLYHVDGFSKYGRTCKDIGCLNSEVCVLAEDPCSYGHSSNCGTYPTCKKKSQVEGSHSEPAKPVMPRPTPQSPTRDFDSPPHYPAPAPPSNNGGNSHYGGSSPYGGNNPSPYGGSNPSSPYGGSNPSSPYGGSSPYGGNSPYGGSSPYGGNSPSGGNSPYGGNNSPNGGNRGGSPYGGSNPSSGFGSGGKSPLDSIYNTINSFANGQGGAGGQGLSNIFGNILGNLSKSGGLNGLFNTRPLMENPNYSSYSSNSRSNPQPYPSGNPAYQTPNQNKQYGQNTRHNAATTNKPVSYGWNIGAIMMTYLLHQYINNVIY; encoded by the exons ATGGACTGGAGGACGGTTTTAATGACGCTGTCGGTGCTGTACCACGTTGATGGCTTCTCAA AATATGGTCGTACATGCAAGGACATCGGATGTCTGAACAGCGAGGTTTGCGTGTTAGCAGAAGATCCCTGTTCATATGGGCACAGCTCCAACTGTGGCACATATCCTACATGCAAGAAGAAGTCCCAAGTGGAAG GTTCTCATTCAGAACCAGCAAAACCAGTTATGCCCAGACCGACTCCACAGTCGCCTACTAGAGATTTTGATTCACCACCGCACTATCCGGCTCCTGCACCGCCTTCAAACAACGGTGGAAACTCACATTACGGTGGAAGTTCACCATATGGCGGGAACAACCCTTCTCCCTATGGCGGGAGCAACCCTAGCTCTCCATATGGTGGGAGCAACCCTAGCTCTCCATATGGTGGCAGCTCTCCTTATGGAGGGAACTCTCCTTATGGTGGAAGCTCTCCATACGGAGGAAATTCTCCTTCTGGCGGCAATTCCCCATACGGTGGTAACAACTCTCCCAATGGTGGAAACAGAGGAGGCAGTCCATATGGAGGATCCAATCCTAGCTCCGGCTTTGGTTCTGGCGGAAAGAGCCCTCTAGATAGCATTTACAACACAATAAACAGCTTCGCGAACGGCCAAGGAGGTGCAGGTGGTCAAGGCTTATCAAACATCTTTGGCAATATTCTGGGTAATTTGTCCAAGAGTGGAGGGTTAAACGGCCTCTTCAACACTCGACCGTTGATGGAGAATCCAAATTACTCATCGTACAGCTCAAACTCGCGCTCTAACCCTCAACCTTATCCATCAGGAAACCCAGCTTATCAGACGCCGAACCAAAATAAGCAATATGGCCAAAACACTCGCCATAACGCAGCTACGACGAACAAACCAGTGTCCTATGGGTGGAACATTGG TGCTATTATGATGACATACCTGTTACACCAATACATCAACAATGtgatatattga
- the LOC111000993 gene encoding translation initiation factor IF-2 isoform X4: MLLDVIKLKLVTCCTCVELYHAIRLTMDWRTVLMTLSVLYHVDGFSKYGRTCKDIGCLNSEVCVLAEDPCSYGHSSNCGTYPTCKKKSQVEGSHSEPAKPVMPRPTPQSPTRDFDSPPHYPAPAPPSNNGGNSHYGGSSPYGGNNPSPYGGSNPSSPYGGSNPSSPYGGSSPYGGNSPYGGSSPYGGNSPSGGNSPYGGNNSPNGGNRGGSPYGGSNPSSGFGSGGKSPLDSIYNTINSFANGQGGAGGQGLSNIFGNILGNPAYQTPNQNKQYGQNTRHNAATTNKPVSYGWNIGAIMMTYLLHQYINNVIY, encoded by the exons ATGTTGCTGGATGTCATAAAGTTGAAACTGGTGACGTGCTGTACATGTGTCGAGTTATACCACGCTATACG ATTAACTATGGACTGGAGGACGGTTTTAATGACGCTGTCGGTGCTGTACCACGTTGATGGCTTCTCAA AATATGGTCGTACATGCAAGGACATCGGATGTCTGAACAGCGAGGTTTGCGTGTTAGCAGAAGATCCCTGTTCATATGGGCACAGCTCCAACTGTGGCACATATCCTACATGCAAGAAGAAGTCCCAAGTGGAAG GTTCTCATTCAGAACCAGCAAAACCAGTTATGCCCAGACCGACTCCACAGTCGCCTACTAGAGATTTTGATTCACCACCGCACTATCCGGCTCCTGCACCGCCTTCAAACAACGGTGGAAACTCACATTACGGTGGAAGTTCACCATATGGCGGGAACAACCCTTCTCCCTATGGCGGGAGCAACCCTAGCTCTCCATATGGTGGGAGCAACCCTAGCTCTCCATATGGTGGCAGCTCTCCTTATGGAGGGAACTCTCCTTATGGTGGAAGCTCTCCATACGGAGGAAATTCTCCTTCTGGCGGCAATTCCCCATACGGTGGTAACAACTCTCCCAATGGTGGAAACAGAGGAGGCAGTCCATATGGAGGATCCAATCCTAGCTCCGGCTTTGGTTCTGGCGGAAAGAGCCCTCTAGATAGCATTTACAACACAATAAACAGCTTCGCGAACGGCCAAGGAGGTGCAGGTGGTCAAGGCTTATCAAACATCTTTGGCAATATTCTGG GAAACCCAGCTTATCAGACGCCGAACCAAAATAAGCAATATGGCCAAAACACTCGCCATAACGCAGCTACGACGAACAAACCAGTGTCCTATGGGTGGAACATTGG TGCTATTATGATGACATACCTGTTACACCAATACATCAACAATGtgatatattga